One Fuerstiella marisgermanici DNA window includes the following coding sequences:
- a CDS encoding aspartate kinase, translating into MSIVVQKFGGTSVADAERISRAALRAVETKRAGHQVVMVVSARGKKTDELVSLASEITKKPRPREMDMLLSTGEQESCALMAMAVHELGEEAISLTGAQIGVKTDGSHTKARIISISTQRMKDALDAGQIVIAAGFQGVDENFDITTLGRGGSDTTAAALAAVLDAELCEIYTDVEGVFTTDPRVVADAAKVEQVSYDEMLELASLGAGVMHSRSIEFAKKYHVNLKVKPSYSNGPGTLIGPVPVAPAPMVTGVAFVRNEARVSLIDVPDQPGVMSEVFSRLSENKIPVDMVVQNVGVNGTADISFTVAEDDLEKALQVGDAATASLGGTVESLGNMSKVSVVGHGMQTHTGVAAQMFSILAEHDVNINMVTTSEIKISVLIDHDLCEKATRAIHSGFHLDRKETATPEIGVASPNIPRARTDRDATKLEEDIVSRLSGMEDTVVSDIYGDDSQARVTITQLPDTPGIAARIFAAVANGGILVDMIIQNAAQDGRAIISLTVPSDDVGQCIELLRTAAGDNPDVQFSFDQRIGKLSVVGIGLRSHTDVGARMFRTLADNSINVQMVNTSEIKVSVVVAAEEIDKALTALRGTFGVS; encoded by the coding sequence GTGTCGATTGTTGTACAGAAATTCGGTGGAACCAGCGTCGCGGACGCTGAAAGAATCAGTCGCGCTGCTTTGCGAGCCGTCGAGACGAAACGCGCGGGGCATCAGGTTGTGATGGTCGTGAGTGCTCGGGGCAAAAAGACGGACGAACTGGTCAGTCTGGCCTCAGAAATCACCAAAAAGCCGCGTCCTCGCGAAATGGACATGCTGCTGTCGACGGGTGAGCAGGAGTCCTGTGCTTTGATGGCAATGGCCGTCCACGAGCTGGGTGAGGAAGCCATCAGCCTGACGGGGGCTCAGATTGGCGTAAAAACAGACGGCAGCCACACCAAAGCTCGCATCATCAGTATTTCGACCCAACGTATGAAGGATGCTCTGGACGCCGGGCAGATCGTGATCGCGGCCGGGTTTCAGGGCGTGGACGAAAACTTCGACATCACAACGCTGGGGCGAGGTGGCAGCGACACGACTGCCGCCGCACTCGCCGCCGTGCTGGACGCGGAACTTTGCGAAATCTACACCGACGTCGAAGGCGTGTTTACGACAGACCCGCGAGTCGTCGCGGATGCTGCTAAAGTCGAGCAGGTTTCGTACGACGAAATGCTGGAACTCGCAAGCCTGGGGGCTGGCGTGATGCATTCGCGTTCGATTGAATTTGCGAAGAAATACCACGTCAACCTAAAGGTGAAGCCGTCGTATTCCAACGGCCCCGGCACGTTAATTGGCCCCGTCCCGGTGGCCCCTGCGCCGATGGTGACGGGCGTCGCCTTTGTCCGGAATGAAGCCCGAGTCAGCCTGATTGACGTTCCGGATCAGCCGGGGGTGATGAGCGAAGTGTTTTCGCGGCTGTCCGAAAACAAAATTCCCGTCGACATGGTCGTGCAAAACGTGGGAGTCAACGGAACGGCCGATATCTCGTTCACGGTGGCAGAAGATGACCTCGAAAAAGCACTGCAAGTGGGCGATGCGGCCACCGCATCGTTGGGCGGAACCGTCGAATCACTGGGCAACATGTCGAAGGTGTCAGTCGTCGGCCACGGCATGCAGACTCACACAGGCGTCGCCGCGCAGATGTTCTCGATCCTTGCGGAGCACGACGTGAACATCAACATGGTGACCACCAGTGAAATCAAGATCTCCGTCCTGATTGATCACGACCTGTGCGAAAAAGCGACGCGAGCCATCCATTCGGGGTTCCATCTCGATCGAAAGGAAACCGCGACACCAGAAATTGGCGTAGCATCGCCCAACATACCTCGAGCGCGAACCGACCGCGACGCTACCAAGCTGGAAGAAGACATTGTGTCTCGACTTAGCGGCATGGAAGACACCGTTGTCAGCGACATTTACGGCGACGATTCTCAGGCCCGCGTCACCATCACTCAACTGCCCGACACCCCGGGGATCGCAGCCCGCATTTTCGCAGCGGTGGCCAACGGCGGCATTCTGGTGGACATGATCATTCAGAACGCGGCTCAGGACGGCCGAGCCATCATTTCGTTGACGGTACCTTCCGATGACGTGGGACAATGTATCGAACTGCTGCGAACTGCGGCTGGCGATAATCCCGATGTGCAGTTTTCCTTCGATCAACGGATCGGCAAGCTGTCAGTTGTCGGGATCGGCCTTCGTAGTCACACCGATGTGGGAGCTCGCATGTTTCGCACCCTGGCAGACAATTCCATCAACGTGCAAATGGTCAACACCAGCGAAATCAAAGTCAGCGTCGTCGTGGCGGCGGAAGAGATCGATAAAGCACTGACGGCTCTACGTGGCACGTTTGGCGTTTCGTGA
- a CDS encoding PVC-type heme-binding CxxCH protein, with translation MTRSLLAPCLALFFCLSAATAAEWETVSVPGEQDFTGFAWYRTWLKPHPSFFNKHERDLYGESVILNVRGLTGAHELHINGKKIGSGGQFPPEFKDGRDGNHRHKIPSGTFVPDQWNEIAFRVYNPEGKSGFLTEAPFIMNYFEECVFEGKWEFRKGDEPSVGGALKEKPTTSAFSDFHQSNRVLGEAAKLFHGDKLPPEESFAKMKAADDLTVELMLAEPLVAQPTHFSFDSRGRLWVSQYRQYPYPAGLKMISRDRYYRSHYDKVPPAPPNHVHGRDIVSIHEDTDGDGKYDKHKIFQDGLNMANAAIRGRGGVWVMHTPYLLFYPDKDFDDVPDGPPVVHLQGFGMEDTHSVANGLTWGMDGWLYGAQGSTTTCHVTRPGIDPPKAPGVYFQGCMVWRYHPETHRFEIFAEGGGNNFGLELDAGGRLFTGNNGGQTRGWHYMQGGLHLMQGTTPNKFGPVRNPFAFGELPHMGTEQPIPRFTHFATLVESTALPKKYQNSFFSVEPLHNFVIASGRNVLGATFRTDDIGKVLTSDDFAFRPVYIGNAPDGSVLVADFYEHYIAHGQHYQSQIDPTTGRIFRLRGKEEKLEQDLNLHSKTTDELIALLDHPNRWHRHTAVRLLGERKDKSSAAPLRQLVAEGEGLKSLNALWALYQGFGLDDETALAALQHPYPMTRYWAVRLICDDVGFAHKRKTIGLADSLGELKDGPTEVSHSLLQAILKQAAVEDNAEVRSQIAGSARRLPASQGLTLVKAVLKHREDIDDLYVPLLCWWVLEMNLDRDREAVMALFEDADFRSEPMVVKHILSRMMRGLALKGKNHDLQQCARLLELADNKEQVDQLLSGFEQAFAGRRMIGLPTKLAKALVDSGRSSLELRVRLGDEAATAEAIAALSNDKAPSEERSAVARTLGEVKAADSVEPLLNVALTATDSALQRAALTAVAAFDDAEIAERVLNHFAKFPADVQPAFFDVMFSRIAWTRQLVNAIASGTIPTDGIPNDVAVQLRMHSDPSIANLATQHLGEGEALKPEDIRQRVQQVRAILDGGTGNPYAGEATFMTRCAACHKLFHKGGKVGPDLTPYQRGNLDTLLTSVVAPSAEIREGFEYMSVVTVEGRILSGFLVDQDNQIITLRVKAGEDVRIETKDVDEIAPVGRSLMPNGLLNGLSDQQLRDFFAYLRISQPISQ, from the coding sequence TCATTCTAAATGTGCGTGGCCTGACTGGAGCTCACGAACTGCACATTAACGGCAAAAAGATCGGCAGCGGCGGCCAGTTTCCACCGGAGTTCAAAGACGGTCGTGACGGCAATCATCGACACAAGATTCCGTCCGGCACATTTGTCCCGGACCAATGGAATGAGATCGCATTTCGAGTTTACAACCCCGAAGGCAAAAGCGGTTTTCTGACCGAAGCGCCGTTCATCATGAACTACTTTGAAGAGTGCGTGTTTGAAGGCAAGTGGGAGTTCCGCAAAGGTGATGAGCCATCAGTCGGTGGCGCCCTGAAGGAAAAACCAACGACGTCGGCGTTCTCCGACTTTCACCAGTCCAACCGCGTGTTGGGCGAAGCGGCGAAACTGTTTCACGGCGACAAACTTCCCCCGGAAGAATCGTTCGCCAAAATGAAGGCGGCGGATGACTTAACCGTGGAACTGATGCTGGCCGAACCCTTGGTCGCTCAGCCTACGCACTTCAGCTTCGATTCGCGAGGCCGACTTTGGGTTTCGCAGTACCGACAGTATCCGTATCCGGCCGGTCTGAAGATGATTAGCCGTGACCGCTACTATCGTTCACATTATGACAAAGTTCCACCCGCTCCGCCCAATCATGTCCACGGTCGAGACATTGTTTCGATTCACGAAGACACAGATGGCGACGGCAAATACGACAAGCACAAAATCTTTCAGGACGGCCTGAACATGGCGAACGCGGCCATTCGCGGTCGCGGCGGTGTGTGGGTGATGCACACGCCTTACTTGCTGTTTTATCCGGACAAAGATTTTGACGACGTGCCCGATGGTCCGCCCGTTGTGCATTTGCAGGGCTTCGGCATGGAAGACACTCACTCAGTCGCGAACGGCCTGACCTGGGGCATGGACGGCTGGCTGTACGGAGCTCAGGGAAGCACAACCACCTGCCACGTGACTCGACCAGGCATTGACCCGCCGAAGGCTCCGGGAGTCTACTTTCAGGGATGCATGGTGTGGCGTTATCATCCGGAAACTCATCGCTTCGAAATCTTTGCCGAAGGTGGCGGCAACAACTTTGGTCTGGAACTGGATGCTGGCGGACGATTGTTTACCGGAAACAACGGCGGACAGACACGCGGCTGGCACTACATGCAGGGCGGCCTTCATTTAATGCAGGGCACCACGCCGAACAAGTTTGGCCCCGTGCGCAATCCCTTTGCCTTTGGCGAACTGCCGCACATGGGCACGGAACAGCCGATTCCTCGGTTCACGCATTTTGCCACGCTGGTCGAATCGACGGCGCTGCCGAAGAAGTACCAAAATTCGTTTTTCAGCGTCGAGCCGCTGCATAACTTTGTGATCGCCAGTGGACGCAATGTTCTGGGAGCGACATTCCGGACTGACGACATCGGCAAGGTGCTGACGTCCGATGACTTCGCGTTTCGTCCGGTATATATCGGTAACGCTCCGGACGGTTCAGTGCTTGTGGCCGACTTCTATGAACACTATATCGCTCACGGCCAGCACTACCAAAGTCAGATCGATCCCACGACCGGCCGCATCTTTCGATTGCGAGGCAAAGAAGAGAAGCTCGAGCAGGATCTGAACCTGCACAGCAAGACGACGGACGAACTGATCGCTTTGCTGGATCACCCAAACCGCTGGCACCGTCACACGGCCGTGCGGTTATTGGGCGAACGCAAAGACAAGTCATCAGCGGCCCCGTTGCGACAGCTTGTTGCAGAAGGCGAAGGTCTGAAATCGCTGAACGCTCTGTGGGCTCTGTATCAGGGGTTTGGCTTAGACGACGAAACAGCGCTCGCCGCGCTGCAGCATCCGTACCCGATGACTCGCTACTGGGCCGTGCGTCTGATTTGCGACGATGTCGGCTTTGCTCACAAGCGAAAGACCATCGGACTGGCAGATAGCCTGGGTGAACTCAAAGACGGGCCCACCGAAGTTTCCCACAGCTTGTTGCAGGCGATCCTGAAACAAGCGGCCGTTGAAGACAACGCGGAAGTGAGGTCTCAGATTGCCGGTTCTGCCAGACGACTGCCAGCCAGTCAGGGGCTTACTCTGGTGAAAGCCGTGTTGAAGCATCGCGAAGACATTGATGACCTGTACGTTCCATTGTTGTGCTGGTGGGTTCTGGAAATGAATCTGGATCGCGACCGCGAGGCGGTGATGGCGTTGTTCGAAGACGCCGACTTTCGCAGCGAGCCGATGGTCGTGAAGCACATTCTGTCACGAATGATGCGAGGCCTGGCGTTGAAAGGTAAGAACCATGACCTGCAGCAATGTGCCAGACTTCTGGAACTTGCAGACAACAAAGAGCAGGTCGATCAGTTGCTGTCAGGCTTCGAACAGGCGTTCGCCGGACGGAGGATGATTGGCCTACCGACGAAGCTCGCCAAAGCTCTGGTCGACAGCGGCCGTTCGTCGCTGGAACTGCGAGTTCGTCTGGGCGACGAAGCGGCCACGGCCGAAGCGATTGCAGCGCTATCCAACGACAAAGCACCGTCCGAGGAACGCTCAGCCGTCGCTCGCACGCTGGGAGAAGTGAAGGCGGCCGACAGCGTTGAACCGTTGCTGAACGTCGCTCTTACAGCAACGGACTCCGCACTTCAGCGAGCTGCCCTGACAGCAGTCGCCGCCTTTGATGACGCAGAGATTGCCGAACGCGTACTCAATCACTTTGCGAAATTTCCAGCGGACGTGCAGCCAGCATTCTTCGACGTGATGTTTAGCCGGATCGCCTGGACTCGCCAATTGGTCAACGCGATCGCCAGTGGCACTATTCCTACGGACGGCATTCCCAACGACGTTGCTGTCCAACTAAGGATGCATTCTGATCCGTCTATCGCAAATCTTGCTACACAACATCTTGGCGAAGGGGAAGCTCTGAAGCCGGAAGATATTCGGCAACGAGTTCAGCAAGTGCGAGCCATCCTTGACGGCGGAACGGGAAATCCGTACGCGGGCGAAGCGACGTTTATGACTCGCTGTGCGGCGTGCCACAAACTCTTCCACAAAGGTGGCAAGGTCGGACCGGACCTGACTCCGTATCAGCGAGGCAATCTGGACACCCTGCTGACCAGCGTGGTTGCTCCGAGCGCGGAAATCCGCGAGGGGTTTGAGTACATGTCGGTGGTGACGGTCGAAGGCCGCATTCTGTCCGGTTTTCTTGTCGATCAGGATAACCAGATTATCACTCTACGCGTGAAGGCGGGTGAGGACGTTCGCATCGAAACCAAAGATGTGGACGAAATCGCTCCGGTCGGCCGCAGCCTGATGCCCAACGGTTTGCTGAACGGTCTAAGCGATCAACAGCTAAGAGACTTCTTCGCTTACCTGAGGATCTCGCAACCAATTTCGCAGTGA